The region GGTTAGATTCGCTTAAATACTTAGCTTATTCCAGAAGTCAGGTATCAACCGTTACAGCTCTTTCAGATAATTCCGGTGCCTTTTCTGTTCCTGATGTCGGGAAATTCAATGAAATAAAAGCTGGGTTGACTCAGGAAGAACATGCTCGTCTGATTACTCAAAACACCTTTGGCAACCCTATCTCAGTTCCTACTGGGAATGGTTTTTGCTTCTATATTAGAAGAGACTTCCTTAACATATTTGGTCTGTTTGACGAAGAAAAATACCCAATAGGTTACGGTGAGGAAAACGATTTATGCATGAGAGCTTTTCGTGCTGGTTGGCTTAATCTCATTTGCGATAAGTCCTTTGTTTATCACAAAAGAAGTCAGAGTTTTAAAGATGAAAAAATTAAGTTAATGGAGGCTGGAGCTAAACAACTTCGCTTTGATTATCCCGAGTATAAAAAATTGACATCAAGATTTCATGATGTCGAATTCAACCTATTGCGTTCAAACATCAGAGCTGCACTTGAAGAAGACCGTACTATATTGCCACGTGCATTATTTGTTATATCAACGACAACGGGAGGCACACCGCAAACCAATCAAGATCTAATGCGTGCAATATCAGACAAATATAGCTGCTATTTATTAAGGTGCGACAAGTCAAACATTTATTTATCAAGGATGATAGATGGTGAATTAGAAATAATTGAAGAGATGAAAATCAGCATTCCTATCAACGCTTTAGAACACCGTTCAGAGGAATACGATATTGTTGTTGCTGAAATGTTATATAAATACAGGATTGAGTTGTTACATATTAGACATATTGCCTGGCATAGTTTAAATCTCCCCTCTATATCAAAGTCAATGAACATCCCAGTCATTTATTCGATGCACGATTTTTATTCAATTTGTCCTACAGTTACGCTGAGTAATGAATCAGGGGAATACTGTACTGGGGCATGCAATAATAAGAATAAAGATTGCAAAGTAGCACTATGGGAAGATGGCGATATTATTAATTTAAAAAATAATTATGTGTATAGATGGCGTGAGCAATTTAGTGATTTCTTATCATATTGCGATGCTGTAATTACTACAGATAATTCCGCCAAAGAACAAATATGTAATATCTTCCCACAGTTGGAAAATAAGTTCGCTGTTATACCGCATGGCCGAGACTTCAGTTCAATGCACCCTGGGGAAGTACTTGATACTCACCCTAAAAAAATAAAAATCATTGTACCTGGAAATATTTCTTTAGCCAAAGGTGCATTGCTAATTAAAAAAATGATTGAAGAAGATACACAAAATGAATTTGAGTTCCATTTTTTAGGGAAAGTTGCATCCGAGTTAAGCGGATTGGGGGTTTACCATGGCCATTATACTCGTGATGATGTTGTTGATAAGATAAAAGAAATTAAGCCCCATATCGGTATAGTACTTTCTTTATGGCCTGAAACTTTCTGCCACACGCTCACTGAAATGTGGGCCGCAGGCGTTCCCGTTTTAGGTGTAGATTTGGGTGCCGTAGGTAATAGAATTAAGGAAACTGGGGCCGGCTGGCTAGTAAGCAGTGATATAAATTCTTATGATTGCAAAGAGTCGATAATTAATGCAGTTTCTGATAAAAAACTCTATAAAGAGAAAATTGATAATTTAAATAATTGGCAAAAAAGTGTTGGTTTGACTAATACAACTGATTGGATGAGCGAACAGTATATATTATTGTATGAGAGCCTTCATGTTTCTTGAAGGGATCTTGCTGAGTGTGTGTTTCTTTCACAAATATGTTGTGCGAAAAATTTTAGAGTAAGGTTTTTGCTCTGAAAGTTTTCATAATTCCAGAGGAAATGCCGTAGGACTTTTACCATGATTATTAAAACTTTAAAAAGGTTGATGGATGGTTAACGGCGTCGAGCCCCAAATGGGCGTTGAAGTGATTTTTGCAGAAGATATTGGGTACAATGCGATCACTATAAAAAATAATGGTTTCAGGAATAAAAAACCAAATGTTTTCAATGAACATCTTATCCCTGA is a window of Pantoea rwandensis DNA encoding:
- a CDS encoding glycosyltransferase codes for the protein MGKKMSYSNLLNEVSSIGLVDPVWYATEYPDVIKTGINPIEHYIKYGFYLKRKPSESFDVNKYGKISSLTMLCEMIAKENNASHLVIQKNTTQPKNTTKTKNTAKSNNNTRFRGCFDSLSTTEMRGWAIDESNPGKPVSIDVYVDNNLLMQIKTDKNRGDLTRKGLPGQCAGFLLSFQEGILKNGSVIDLKFSGTTQSLNNTNKTYNGDFLRNIYNSRYIDFLRSKKIRNITVVVPVYNAYEAVSDCLNSLVKTLSDEVQVLMIDDCSTDGKIPILLKEFKDKHGFIHVTNNYNLGYTKTVNKAIKLSGENDVVLLNSDTVTTHRWLDSLKYLAYSRSQVSTVTALSDNSGAFSVPDVGKFNEIKAGLTQEEHARLITQNTFGNPISVPTGNGFCFYIRRDFLNIFGLFDEEKYPIGYGEENDLCMRAFRAGWLNLICDKSFVYHKRSQSFKDEKIKLMEAGAKQLRFDYPEYKKLTSRFHDVEFNLLRSNIRAALEEDRTILPRALFVISTTTGGTPQTNQDLMRAISDKYSCYLLRCDKSNIYLSRMIDGELEIIEEMKISIPINALEHRSEEYDIVVAEMLYKYRIELLHIRHIAWHSLNLPSISKSMNIPVIYSMHDFYSICPTVTLSNESGEYCTGACNNKNKDCKVALWEDGDIINLKNNYVYRWREQFSDFLSYCDAVITTDNSAKEQICNIFPQLENKFAVIPHGRDFSSMHPGEVLDTHPKKIKIIVPGNISLAKGALLIKKMIEEDTQNEFEFHFLGKVASELSGLGVYHGHYTRDDVVDKIKEIKPHIGIVLSLWPETFCHTLTEMWAAGVPVLGVDLGAVGNRIKETGAGWLVSSDINSYDCKESIINAVSDKKLYKEKIDNLNNWQKSVGLTNTTDWMSEQYILLYESLHVS